In Rosa rugosa chromosome 4, drRosRugo1.1, whole genome shotgun sequence, the genomic stretch AATCATATATTTAAATGTCACATCGTCCATTGATGTCACGATTCTTTCAACCTAGTTCTCAGCATGATTAATTGGTGAAAACTTTTCCACCAGGTCACTGGTAAAAACCTTTAGATCTATTAGCAATGGTGCTTAATTAAGTAATTACTCGAACTCAGAAAGCTTAGATTTTAGTCAATTTACAGAGGCTCGAAACGGCGCGTCAGAATATCCGTTAGGAACTTACGATTAATGGGTGTGTTTTGGGAACAAAGTTTGTGATGATGTGAGATTCATAAGATGGGCAAATTATTATATCAAAACGGGTTAAACGGCCTGCTGCATCTCACAGAGAGGCTACTTCTGCTTATATAATTGTGGTTTAATTATGTGTTAAACTAGTAGTGTGTCTGTTACTAAAATATGTTTAGTTGCTAACCCTAGAACCGTACTGTCTGGCACTTCGAGAACGAGGCCTGGTTTAGTGAGTATTTTTAAAACACTGCATATGATGGAATCAGATAAAGAATGGAGGTAAGGGCTCCATAAACAGAATATCAGGTAGGATACGATCATTGTTTATGTCATTTGTATTTGCATTATGTAGTGGCCTTAATTATAAAGATGAAGATGGGGAACATTATTGGGATGTAATTCTCTAATCATTCTTGCTCACATGTCTTCTCGAGTCTCAAAGACTCACAGTAGCTTAGCTTAGCTTAGGGTGGGTTTACGAAAATGGCAATATATATCTCAAACGTTTCGTTTTCTCTGCACTCACTGATTGTAAGCTTTGAGTGGATATTCTTGTCAACAGAGACTCCAGTTCTCCTTTGAGGAACCATGAAAAGTTTGGTGGAGTTTTGAGGTTTAGGTTGCCCGACAAGTTAGATGTGGCTTTGCTACTTGTCGATCcacctttgttttttctttcctaGTTTGGGTTTTGCGTGGATGGCATGTGGTATTGCCATGTTTCACCAAAGAAAATGATTGTGTTTGCCAATCGAAAAGAGTAGACATGCACCAAATACCTAACATGACCACAAAAAAATTACAGAAACCGTGTCAAATAATTAAACCGGTTGTTAGATAACCCGTTATCCCGTAGGTCGGGTTACCCGGGTATGGTCGTATAGACATTGCCCATAATACTTTTAGCGGGTATGGGTATATGCTTCCCGTGGACTGTTGGTCCTGCCCTGTGggcatatatatttttctcCTCGGCCGTTTGGCGGGTGTAACGCCTCATATATCGTTTTACTCATTGGTCGATACACTTTCCGGTGAATAAATTTATAATATTCTCATGTAATCgggttttgtgtttggtttagTGGGTAGGAACTTGCATATCAAGATCAATAATCGGATAACACAACATGTCACACATGAGATGTTATTTGATTTTTATCTCACTATTGTCGATATCGATTGAACCTCTTTTCCTTTCAAGTTTTAAGTGGTCATAAGAACTTGAATACCAAATCTTGGCAGGGTGTTTTGGGCTTATTGGCTAGTTGGTGGTTGTAATAAACATCAAAGGTGGACCAAATCAAGTTAAAACGAATGGGCCGTATCCATTGATGTACCTTTCTCATAATTCATGCTTAGCCCAATAACCCCTTTATAGTTGTGTCTATTTCTTTGCTCAAGTTCTAAGTTTAGACTTTGGAACATATAAAGATGAATGTGAATAATGAATAGacacattctttttttttggtctgatagtAGACGCATTCCCTGATCATCAAAACCCTGAAATCTTAATTCGGAAGCTCGAAAGATACTGAAATGGTGTGTGAATATTTCATTCACATAAATTGAAGAGGCAAGTGCTCCTAAGCAATGCACTGTCAAACATGGAGTTCACTTGCAAAATGTAACACAGCCTGATGAAAAAATACAACCacgcagaagaaaaaaaaaagtggtagAAACGAACCCAGATGGGCAAGCTAGCAATTCAAAAAGCTTGACAATCAAGAAAACAAATTGAAGTGGGTGAAAATCAATCTGCAAATTCTGAGTTCAAGTCTATCAATGCGATATATGTTTTTGTTCGCCATGCCATTATGTTCTTGCTCGCACCATCTCTGCCCTATCGAATGCAAGTGGGTGAAAATCAATCTGCAAATTCTGCATTCAAGTCAATCAATGCGATTTATGTTTTTGTTTGCCATGCCATTCTGTTCTTGCTCGCACTATCTCTGCTTTATCGGCTTGCATCCGAAGCAGGTGTGTGTACTGGAGGTCTGGTCTGCGATTGATCgagttgttgttgctgttgttgcAGTGATGTTCATGAGCCAAACTTGCTGTTGTGCTCGTCAATGATTCTAGCAAATTGGATTGCCTACATTCTCTTCGGAACTCTAGTGTCATGCTTGTCATGTCATATTCTTTTAACACTTTGAGTGGCACGCTCTGCGCATTAGTTTAACAAATCGTAAATAAATATTAATGACATGTTAACATATGAATGAACGCAACAACCTCCGCTCTAATTTATGTTTTACGTTCTAAATAGTTTTACatgttcatgttttttttttctttaaaaaatgtGAGGACAAAGTGTTCGATAAATTGTCTCAAGGAGACtgagacaaaaaaaattaaataagtaAAGCAAGCTAATGTATGGAGTTTTACATCTTATCCGCCTTGCAAAGAACAAAAGATGAACCCACCACTAAATTATATCATTGTTTGATTTACCAAAGTTAAGCCATTACATTGCAAAAAATTGCCAAGTTACCTCAAGAATCCATCCAATGTATTTCACATTGTTTACATGCTGGTTGGCATCCATGTCACTCCATCTAGGCTGAGTAAATTGGAGGGGAAGAAGATTCAGTTAATATAAACTATGAAGAAGCTGAACCGATTAGTAAATGTTGTATGAGATATGAATATGACTTACTGCTAAGCCTGATCGGATTCTCCCGGCAGTTCCATCAGTAAGCTTGTCAATTTTCTCACTATCGATTTTCTCAGTGGCAATTGCAGCTCTGTTTAGGTAGAAAGGCGCCACCTCTTGTCTCACTTGTTCAGGAATCTTGGACAACCTTCTTGTTTCTCTATTCATTATCACCCAAGTGCTGCATAAGATTAAACAACATAGCAGGTAATTACTTGTCAAGATTAGTCCCGGAGGTCTAGAGTTTAGAAAAGGATATGCAAAAGCCCCTGAGATTTTCACCTTGTTGCTCTGCTAATAATTTCTTGAGTATGATAGTCTCGGATAATCCAATCCCTGCGCATTCCGTTTTTGCCTGCTGCATCCACCCAAGTATCAATTTCCACAACATCTCCCCTGTTACATATTAATCTTTGTAGATAAGCTGGTATTACGTGGCCCATATttacagttcaacaacaaaacaTAGATATGCAACAACAGAACTACTTCCCTAATATTAGTTCATATATATGCATTAGTCACATGTCATATACATACCAGCGACTGTATCTCTCAACTTGAATGTGGACTCGTGTGACGACCCAAATAAGTTTCCGGAGGCTCATCTCACGAGTAGCCCCGAAACCATTTCCGGCAAGGCCAGAACCTGTCACGTGATTCAGAGCTGTCTCCTGCATTTAGCACATCGGGTTTACACAGTTTAATGAAACCATAGTTCATGACATAATGTTTGCTGCAGATATAAGGAACAAACAATCAAGAGTCGAAAATTTACCTGTAGAAGGTTCATCAGTGTCTCCATGGTGGCAGTTTTGTCAGGACCAATCTCATAAGACCTTATAACGAATGTCTGCCTATATACAAACCTATCCTCCACGAATTTCCCATGTAAACATGAATGAAGAGATGCATCACTACCTCTATCTTTAACTAATTCAATACCACTACTCATGTTTCCTAACAATGAACCAGCCTCTTCCACATGAATCCCATTAACCTTCTTTCCATTGATCATGTCCACATGACTTCTCGGATTAACAGAACTACTAGCCATGACCGAAAATCTGCGGTGTTGTCTTGTGTTCGTTGCCCTATCCCTCGAAGGATAAAATCCCATTTGGGTGGCCACATCAATGCCGTCATTCTTCTCCGCCTTGAAAATGTGCCTTGGAAGGTATAGCGTCGCATTAATTCTCACTGCCATTGATGCCATTTTCTCTAACTGTTCATTTGGTATGTGAAAGATGAAGCAGATAATCGAACCCAACAAGTTTAAGTTTGATAAAACAGGGTGGTGTTGTAGCTTCTTTTAGCAGTAGCTAATTGTTGCCTTGTTGAAGAATTAAAGGAAATTTTCAAATGTTAGTAGGTGTAACCACTTTTAGAAGGAACAAGATATATCCTATAATTTAAGACAAAGAATGGAGGAAAGGGAAGAATTAGTGTCAAAATTAACGTGTGGGGTGAAAAGGGTTTAATGGAGGAGAAGGGACGTGGGGTTTTTGCCGCTCAACCACTTCACTGGGTGGAGGAGAAAATGTTAGAGGATTCAGGAAGCCTCTCTGCATCAATGGCCTACACGCAATATGAAGATGGGCTTAAATTTGGTGTTCTGTTTTGGCATTGTTTACAAGGTAACTCTGCCACTAATATGTTCTGCTACAAAAAAGGGATGCCTCTTATGGTTCATATTAGACAGAAGAGAAGCTTTGTTAAACTAATGGTTGGAATTATGCAGATAAAAGGAAAGTCAGATTCTTTGGTTAACTCACAATTATGTTTTGCCACTTCCATAAAAGCCCACCGAGCTTCCGAAGAAAAAGCAATGTtggaatttatattattttttaacattcctttaaaaaataatataaattcaaaactagctataatagagagcactgatgcagacgtatttttAAAAttgctagctaaaatgactttttagttactttggctaaaatttgactcaaaaatagctagcattgctaaagatgttcttaggagtctggtgcagctgctaaaatataaaaaaaaactaaacacatTCTCCAAAATGGCTAagaagccaaaatagagagtctggtAAATATGCTtttagcaatgctagtcatt encodes the following:
- the LOC133745299 gene encoding palmitoyl-acyl carrier protein thioesterase, chloroplastic-like, with protein sequence MASMAVRINATLYLPRHIFKAEKNDGIDVATQMGFYPSRDRATNTRQHRRFSVMASSSVNPRSHVDMINGKKVNGIHVEEAGSLLGNMSSGIELVKDRGSDASLHSCLHGKFVEDRFVYRQTFVIRSYEIGPDKTATMETLMNLLQETALNHVTGSGLAGNGFGATREMSLRKLIWVVTRVHIQVERYSRWGDVVEIDTWVDAAGKNGMRRDWIIRDYHTQEIISRATSTWVIMNRETRRLSKIPEQVRQEVAPFYLNRAAIATEKIDSEKIDKLTDGTAGRIRSGLAPRWSDMDANQHVNNVKYIGWILESVPLKVLKEYDMTSMTLEFRRECRQSNLLESLTSTTASLAHEHHCNNSNNNSINRRPDLQYTHLLRMQADKAEIVRARTEWHGKQKHKSH